Genomic segment of Acetonema longum DSM 6540:
AGGACCTTGTCCGAAGGCTGCCCATGAGGCAGAGCGCCTCGCTTGCCGGAAGCTACAATCGTATCAAATGCCGGTTTTTCACTGCCCAGTTTACGCATGATATATTCCAGCTCCACGGCCACATCATACTCCCGCATGCCGGAATGAATATATGTAAGAACCTGAGTAAAGGCTTTGTCGGCAATGCGAACCGCTTCCCGGATACAGGCCAGTTCCGCCTCATCCTTTTGCTGCCGCAGATGATCCAGCTTAAGAGATGTAAATTGAACATCCGGGACTGACTTGCATAACTGCTGAAATATGTCTACAGTTACCGCATCGCTCTCAAATCCGACGCGAACATGCTTCCCGGTTTTAATAACCTCATCCAGAGCGGCATAGATACTGCTGCCGTGCCGCCGAATTTCATAACCCGGCGCCTGTGCCGTCGCCTGTTCAATATAGCGGAAATCCGTAAGGAGTTTGGCGTCGCAGCCGCTGATCCAGAGCATCCCCGCCGACCCGGTAAATCCGCTGAAATAACGGCGATTCTCCGGTTTACTGATGATGACTCCGTCTAATCCATGCGCCGGTAACTCAGCTCTAAGTCGCTGCAATCGTGCCGACATGTCACATTCCTCCAAACTCTGCCTGCGATGACCTGATGACCATTTTTAGACTATTAGCTCTAAGAGCTAGATTATCCTGCCATCACATGAAATAAATTATAATATTGATTGAACTATTACTGCAAGAGATTTTCCATGATTTCACGAAAAATCGGCGCTGCCACATCGCTACCGGACATCCCTTCCTCGATGAAAACCACCGCCACATAGCGGGGATTATTTAACGGCGCATAGCCGGCAAACCAGGCATGGTTGATGCTTTTCCCGCTGACGCCCGTCTTACCGGTTTCTGCAGAGCCGGTTTTGCCGGCAGAACCGTAGCGATCGACTTGTGCCGCCACGCCGGTGCCATAGGATGTTACTGCTTTCATCATTTCCCGTAAGGCTGAAGCTGTCCTGGCGGAAACCACTCTGACCCCAGCCCGGGCGGCAGGCATCTCCTGCAGCCTGCCGCCCGGTTCCACTACCTTTTTAACCAATCGAGGCTGTACTTTGATCCCGTCATTAATCAGAGTCGCCACCAGGGAGGCAACCTGGATCGGTGTCACTTCCAGCATGCCTTGCCCAATGCTTAAATTAGCCAAATCGCCGGCATAAACCTGCCCCGGATTGGGCAAATTGCCGCCAACTTCGTCTTTAATCGCCAAACCGACCGACTGCCCGAAGCCGAATTTTTGCGCATAGGTAATGACTTTTTCCGCGCCCAGGGTTAGCCCCACCTGAATAAACACTGGATTGCTGGAATAGGCCAGAGCTTGGGTAAATGTAATCTGCCCTCTGCTTCCCTTCTCATAATCCCAGCCTTGAAAACGAATATTATTTACGTCGATATAGCCGGCATCAAAAAACATCTGATTGGGCTGAACCACTTTTTCTTCCAAGGCAGCGGCGGCAATCACCAGTTTAAATACCGAACCGGGCTGATAACCCATAACCGCCCGGTTGATCAGAGGAGCGGCAGTCAGATTTAAATATTCGCTTAACTGTTCGGCGCGAAAATTCGGACGGGATGCCATGGCCAATACTTCGCCGGAACGAGGGTCAAGAATCACTACTGAACCTTTTTCCATGTGCCGGTCCAGTACCCTTTCCACAACTGACTGTATGCTCCGGTCAAGGGTGAGTACTACCTGACCGGAATCTGCGCTGGCCGCTGGCCCTACTTTGCGGAAACCAAGACCGGGTATGGGCTTTTGGCTGGCGTCAATCATCGCCGCCACATAGGAAGCCTGCAAACCGCGCAGAACATGATCATAAGCCTGCTCGATGCCGCTGACTCCCTGATTGTCTGCGGCATTCATATAACCAATAACATGGGACGCCAAATTGCTATATCTGGCATTAATGCGGGTCAGAACGACCCCCGGAATGTTCTTTGCCTGCAATTGCCGGATCACCGCCGGGTCATCGGGAATTCTCCAGGAAAAAGGCTGTCCGGTATTCTGGGCCAAACGAGCAATAATTGCAACCTCTTTAGCGCCGATAATAGGGATTAAGTCAGCTAGTACGCGGGGAGAATCAATCAACTGAGCCGGAAAAATAATCAGCCGGGTCTCTGGAATGATGTTGGTCATGGACAGACCGTATCGGTCCAGAATATCGCCCCGGGGCGGAGCAAGCGGCACTTCTAGTATGCGGCCTTTTAAGGCGCTGATGCTGAGCTGATCGCTCTCTAGAATCTGAAGATAAAATAATCGTCCGATCAGCAATATTACAGAGAAAAGAAAAATCCAGACCAAATGATAAATACGGTTAACATGAAATGCCATACTATCACCTCATAGATGATAGTATGGCATTTTTTGATAGACCCTAATCTAATCCATTGACGGCTTTATTCCGTTTCAGACTGTCCGCTGCAAAGCTCAACATGAATGGGCAGGCTGACTAAAATACGCCTGACATCCCCGGCAGTATCAGGAGTGGCCCGGATTTTTACCAATCCGGCGGCGCGGTCCACTGTGGTCACTACGCCAAAATATTCATACCCCTCCATAATCCGGCTCAAATAGGTGATATGCCTTGGCTCCAGACGCGCCAATACTGTTCCCGCCGAATTACTCATCGCTGGGTTTCACCACCTTTCGCCGCAGCATGGCATAAGGAACGATGGGTTGAGAAACCGGCAGCATGACGATTTGCTGAGGATGGGGCGCTACCGCAATCGAATTTCCCGCCTGATCGGTCATAGCTGAAAGAGTCTGCACAAATGGCGGTTTTCCCGGCTGCACTATTTCAATTTCTTCGCCGATCTTCATATTGTTGCGCTGTTCCACAACCGCCCAGCCCCGTGCGGCATCATATTCTCTCACCAGACCGATAAAATCATGGGTTTGCAAATAACTTTTTGACCAGTATATCTGATCCTGGTGAGTGGTTTTACCAAAAACGAATCCGGTGGTATAGTCCCGGTGGGAAATCTTCTGAAGTTCGGCCAGCCACTCTGGCCTGACAGTGTAGTGAGCCGGATCCTGCAGAAAACTGTCAATGGCTTCCCGATAGACTTTCACCACCGTGGCTACATAATGAACGCTTTTCATGCGCCCTTCGACTTTAAAACTGTTGAGACCGCTATTCACCAGATCAGGGATATGCGGCAACAGGCACAAATCCTTTGAATTAAAGATATAGGTCCCCCGTTCATCTTCCAGTACCGGATAAAATTCACCGGGACGGGTTTCCTCCATCAAATGATATTTCCAGCGGCAAGACTGGGTACATTCACCCCGGTTGGCGTCTCTGCCGGTAAAATAATTGCTCATGAGACAGCGGCCGGAATAGGAAATGCACATGGCGCCATGGACAAAAGCTTCCAGTTCCAGCTGCACGTGAGAACGAATTTCACGAATTTCCTCCAGGGACAGTTCTCTGGCCAATACCACCCGGCGGACTCCCAAGTTCTGCCAGAATAAGACGGAAGACCAGTTGGTATTATTCGCCTGGGTGCTAACATGAATTGGAAGTTCAGGCGCCGCTTCCCTAGCGATCCGAAAAACGCCCGCATCGGCAATAATAAGACCGTCTACGCCGATTCTGTCCAGCTGCCGAATATATTCGGGCAGACCGGCCAAATCTTCGTTATGGGGAAAAATATTAACCGTAACGTAGACTTTCTTGTTTAGGTTATGGGCAAACGCCACTGCTTCGGCGATTTCATCTTCCGAGAAATTGTCATTGAAAGCTCTGAGGCCATAGGCTTTGCCCCCCAGATAGGCAGCATCCGCTCCATAGAGAAAAGCCATTTTAAGTTTTTCCAGATTGCCGGCCGGCGCCAGCAGTTCAGGTTTTTTCATACCAGATCCCCTTGATAATAGGAAATTGACAGGCCGTCTCCCGCTGCTCGGATTTCTGTTTGAAAGCGGGGATCACGACTGACAAAATCAAGATATTGTTTCATCCTGGTGGCAATAGTGCGAAACCGCCGGGGCGGCTGCCCGTCAAGCACTATGCCGCGAAACAGAACATTGTCAGCCACAACCGCCGCCCGGGGAGAAAGCTGAGTCAACACTGCCGTCAGATAATTGTAATATTGAGCCTTGGCCGCATCAATAAATACTAAATCAAATGGTCCTGCTATCCCCGGGATTATTTGCGCCGCATCGCCTTCGACCAGGGTAATCCTGTTTTCATAATCTATGCCAGCCTGGTGAATAAACTGTCGCGCCAGGATGATGCGGCCAGCATCCTTTTCTATCGTAATAATCCGGCCTGATGCCGGCATATGGGCCGCCATCAGCAAGGCGGAATATCCTATGGCTGTACCGATTTCCAATATCCTGGCCGGTTTTTGCGCAAGAATGACTTCGATAAGGACTTGTTCCGAGGCGGCAGCCAGGATCGGTACCCGGGTATCCTGAGCGTAGCGCCGGATGTTTGTCAGAAGGGAAGCTATGTCCGTCATAGTATGCAATCCTCATAATTAAGAGCCTCAGCTATAAGCAGGATCAGTTGCTGACCCTGCTTATAGCGGCTAAATGTTCGGTATAGGTTTTACTGAAATGATGTCTGCCGCTACTGTCAGCCACAAAATACAGATAGTCGGTTTGGGTCGGATTTAAGACCGCCTGGATAGCTGCAATGCCGGGATTGGCAATAGGTCCGGGAGGCAGTCCCATATGAAGATAGGTGTTATAGGGGGAAGGAAGCTGGGTATCTTCTATAGTCAGTTCAGGCTTGGGATAGCCCAGGATATATTGGATAGTGGCGCAGGATTGCAGCGGCATATGCATTTTCAGACGTTTCAGGAATACGCCTGCAATAATGGGGCGGTCCGCCTCCACTTGCGCCTCTTTTTCCACCAAAGAGGCCAGGATAATCACCTCGTAAATAGAGAGTCCCATTTGCGCCGCCTTGTCACGCATAGCCTGAGTGAACTGTTCATTAAACTGGTAAACCATCATCCGCAGCAATTGTTCTTCTGTAATCCCTTGTTTTACCTTATAGGTATCGGGAAAAGCAAATCCTTCCACCCGAAAGGCCAACTCCGGCCTATGCTGGATATATTCGTAGGGTGCCAAGTCTTTAGCCAATTCTTTAAACTTGACGGCATCGGCCAGCTGTTTCTCCTCCAGAAGGGTGGCAATTTGATTGATAGTGTACCCCTCCGGGATGGTAAACTGCCGGTAGCTGATTTCCCCTGTAGCCAGCATCTTTACCATACGCTGCACCGACATGTTGGGAGTAAAAGCATATTCCGCCGCTTGCAGTGAGTTCTCCATTCCTTCGATTCTGGCTACAACCCGGAAGAGAAAAACATTTTTTATCAGCCCCTTCGCATAGAGCATATCGCCTATGTCGCGAGCGGACATTCCCGGTTTTACCGTTACAATAATCGGATTGGCGATGATCGTGCTGACAGGCTGAGCTAAATCGTAGGCGACTGTCCCCAGCAGAAAACCTGAAATACTAATCAAAATTGCCAGGCCGACCAAAATCCAGCGAAGTTTCTTTATCTTTTTCAACATGTTGCTACCACCTTTCAATGTGGCGATTTTCGTGAAAAATTCTGGTTAAAATATTATAATATCATAGAAACCAGCATTGATCAATCTCTGACTCATACTACTAATGCCACATGACTGGAAACGGTATAATTAGCTTTTATCCAAAATGCAATTTTATACCTTTCTGCCAGCAGCAACCTACATAGATATGTGCCAGGCCATATGCTGTATAATGAGAATTCTTTCTAATATGACAAAATCCTTCTTCCTTTGCCAGCAGGAAAATCCAACACAAAAAACCCGGGACAGAGCCCGGGTTCAAATTCAATCTTTTATTCTTCCTCGTCCAGTAATTCTTCATAGGCGCGAAGCACTGCATCATATTCTTCATCTGTAGGATCAATATAGATCTCTTCACCGTTCTCATCGGTATCAATACGGGCGATCAGAGCATCCCCGTCATCGCCGCAACACTCACAATTACGATCATGATCATCGGAGCAGTCGCAGTCATCGGTATCAATCGGGACTAATATAGCGAACTTCTTTTCGCCTACCGGGATGATCATTTCTTCCCGATAATAACTTTCGTTACCATCTTCGTCAGTTATTACAACAACTACATCGTCTTCCATTTCATCCAGGTCGTCCTTTTCGAAATCGGCCATTAATTGTCACACCTCATCTTTATATACATTCATTGCCATTTTATACGAGAAAACCAGTCCTGTCAAGCAAGAATTCACTAGGAGACCGTTGAACAGTTTATGTAAGCTTAGTGCGCGGTAAGCTGTCAAGA
This window contains:
- a CDS encoding peptidase U32 family protein, which gives rise to MKKPELLAPAGNLEKLKMAFLYGADAAYLGGKAYGLRAFNDNFSEDEIAEAVAFAHNLNKKVYVTVNIFPHNEDLAGLPEYIRQLDRIGVDGLIIADAGVFRIAREAAPELPIHVSTQANNTNWSSVLFWQNLGVRRVVLARELSLEEIREIRSHVQLELEAFVHGAMCISYSGRCLMSNYFTGRDANRGECTQSCRWKYHLMEETRPGEFYPVLEDERGTYIFNSKDLCLLPHIPDLVNSGLNSFKVEGRMKSVHYVATVVKVYREAIDSFLQDPAHYTVRPEWLAELQKISHRDYTTGFVFGKTTHQDQIYWSKSYLQTHDFIGLVREYDAARGWAVVEQRNNMKIGEEIEIVQPGKPPFVQTLSAMTDQAGNSIAVAPHPQQIVMLPVSQPIVPYAMLRRKVVKPSDE
- a CDS encoding M24 family metallopeptidase, translating into MSARLQRLRAELPAHGLDGVIISKPENRRYFSGFTGSAGMLWISGCDAKLLTDFRYIEQATAQAPGYEIRRHGSSIYAALDEVIKTGKHVRVGFESDAVTVDIFQQLCKSVPDVQFTSLKLDHLRQQKDEAELACIREAVRIADKAFTQVLTYIHSGMREYDVAVELEYIMRKLGSEKPAFDTIVASGKRGALPHGQPSDKVLSAGDMITMDFGAVYQGYHSDMTRTVVLGKASARQKEIYETVLAAQLTGVASVRPGRSGKEVDAQSRRVIEQAGFGDYFGHGLGHSVGLVIHEEPRLSPYSESILRENTVVTVEPGIYIPDWGGVRIEDMVVVTPAGCEILTASSKQLIELDV
- a CDS encoding DUF4911 domain-containing protein; this encodes MSNSAGTVLARLEPRHITYLSRIMEGYEYFGVVTTVDRAAGLVKIRATPDTAGDVRRILVSLPIHVELCSGQSETE
- a CDS encoding O-methyltransferase translates to MTDIASLLTNIRRYAQDTRVPILAAASEQVLIEVILAQKPARILEIGTAIGYSALLMAAHMPASGRIITIEKDAGRIILARQFIHQAGIDYENRITLVEGDAAQIIPGIAGPFDLVFIDAAKAQYYNYLTAVLTQLSPRAAVVADNVLFRGIVLDGQPPRRFRTIATRMKQYLDFVSRDPRFQTEIRAAGDGLSISYYQGDLV
- a CDS encoding DUF1292 domain-containing protein yields the protein MADFEKDDLDEMEDDVVVVITDEDGNESYYREEMIIPVGEKKFAILVPIDTDDCDCSDDHDRNCECCGDDGDALIARIDTDENGEEIYIDPTDEEYDAVLRAYEELLDEEE
- a CDS encoding peptidoglycan D,D-transpeptidase FtsI family protein, with amino-acid sequence MAFHVNRIYHLVWIFLFSVILLIGRLFYLQILESDQLSISALKGRILEVPLAPPRGDILDRYGLSMTNIIPETRLIIFPAQLIDSPRVLADLIPIIGAKEVAIIARLAQNTGQPFSWRIPDDPAVIRQLQAKNIPGVVLTRINARYSNLASHVIGYMNAADNQGVSGIEQAYDHVLRGLQASYVAAMIDASQKPIPGLGFRKVGPAASADSGQVVLTLDRSIQSVVERVLDRHMEKGSVVILDPRSGEVLAMASRPNFRAEQLSEYLNLTAAPLINRAVMGYQPGSVFKLVIAAAALEEKVVQPNQMFFDAGYIDVNNIRFQGWDYEKGSRGQITFTQALAYSSNPVFIQVGLTLGAEKVITYAQKFGFGQSVGLAIKDEVGGNLPNPGQVYAGDLANLSIGQGMLEVTPIQVASLVATLINDGIKVQPRLVKKVVEPGGRLQEMPAARAGVRVVSARTASALREMMKAVTSYGTGVAAQVDRYGSAGKTGSAETGKTGVSGKSINHAWFAGYAPLNNPRYVAVVFIEEGMSGSDVAAPIFREIMENLLQ
- the mltG gene encoding endolytic transglycosylase MltG, with the translated sequence MLKKIKKLRWILVGLAILISISGFLLGTVAYDLAQPVSTIIANPIIVTVKPGMSARDIGDMLYAKGLIKNVFLFRVVARIEGMENSLQAAEYAFTPNMSVQRMVKMLATGEISYRQFTIPEGYTINQIATLLEEKQLADAVKFKELAKDLAPYEYIQHRPELAFRVEGFAFPDTYKVKQGITEEQLLRMMVYQFNEQFTQAMRDKAAQMGLSIYEVIILASLVEKEAQVEADRPIIAGVFLKRLKMHMPLQSCATIQYILGYPKPELTIEDTQLPSPYNTYLHMGLPPGPIANPGIAAIQAVLNPTQTDYLYFVADSSGRHHFSKTYTEHLAAISRVSN